One Rhodococcus sp. P1Y DNA window includes the following coding sequences:
- a CDS encoding AMP-binding protein: MITPTSWAEALELRAHADADGEVIRRVGGPSISAGRLLEDALTMAGSMSTVVGAGTVVATACSSGPAAAILTTAISWLGAIELPIPTALDPGVARQLMDAGSVVLTVASPARLAAEPHLIQLGESIGVSTMTVDGRWQGLAAVTDRTGPRPARFRTSVGDPAAIMVTSGTGGRPKGALLCNGVGIGQAQRVCRAMAYDTDDVLLNVFPWQHVNARHAAFLPAVMSGARLVVDDFSARRFWRTAREEHITAFNFMGAVCAILLRSPATEDDRAHTISRAYGGPAPDWMFHSVAERFGVELRQAYASTELGDVATTGAEPLPGAAGRVVDDYRVRVVGNDGRTVDGGTAGSLEVQPRRENLTFTEYIGEPEITRNAWRDGWFVTGDRGRLVDGWLYYEGRTADTIRRRGLTVDAERVEWVASGHPDVAHAAAVGVPSELTEDEVLLAVVPRHGRHICPRDLLRYCAQELPRHEVPRYVNVETALPTTASKKLNRRALRDRGIPTSAFDAEAHQQD, translated from the coding sequence GTGATTACCCCGACCTCGTGGGCCGAGGCGCTCGAGCTTCGTGCGCACGCCGATGCCGACGGTGAAGTAATCCGTCGCGTCGGCGGTCCGAGCATCAGCGCCGGTCGGCTGCTCGAAGATGCGCTGACCATGGCCGGCTCGATGTCCACCGTCGTCGGCGCCGGCACCGTCGTCGCGACCGCGTGCTCATCCGGACCCGCCGCCGCGATACTCACCACTGCGATCTCGTGGCTCGGAGCAATCGAACTGCCGATCCCCACGGCTCTGGATCCCGGCGTTGCTCGTCAACTGATGGATGCGGGCAGTGTTGTGCTCACTGTCGCGTCACCGGCACGGTTGGCCGCGGAGCCACATCTGATTCAGCTCGGTGAGTCGATCGGCGTCTCCACCATGACTGTCGACGGCCGCTGGCAGGGCTTGGCTGCGGTGACCGACCGTACCGGGCCCCGACCGGCCCGTTTTCGGACGTCCGTGGGCGACCCGGCGGCGATCATGGTGACATCGGGTACCGGAGGGCGCCCGAAAGGCGCACTCCTGTGCAATGGCGTCGGTATCGGTCAGGCCCAACGTGTCTGCCGCGCCATGGCGTACGACACCGACGATGTTCTGCTGAACGTTTTTCCCTGGCAACACGTCAATGCCCGGCATGCAGCGTTCCTCCCCGCGGTGATGTCCGGAGCCCGGCTGGTCGTCGACGACTTCTCCGCACGACGGTTCTGGCGCACCGCCAGAGAAGAGCACATCACCGCCTTCAACTTCATGGGTGCGGTCTGCGCCATACTGCTTCGCTCCCCCGCCACTGAAGACGATCGCGCACATACGATTTCGCGAGCCTACGGTGGGCCTGCTCCGGACTGGATGTTCCACAGCGTCGCCGAGCGTTTCGGTGTAGAACTACGGCAGGCATATGCATCGACCGAGCTCGGTGATGTCGCCACGACCGGTGCGGAACCTCTTCCGGGAGCGGCCGGTCGAGTCGTCGACGACTATCGAGTACGCGTGGTGGGAAACGACGGACGCACAGTCGACGGCGGAACCGCCGGCTCGCTCGAGGTACAACCACGTCGTGAAAATCTGACGTTCACCGAGTACATCGGAGAACCCGAGATCACCCGCAACGCCTGGCGTGACGGTTGGTTCGTCACCGGTGACCGCGGCCGGTTGGTCGATGGATGGCTCTACTACGAGGGGCGAACCGCAGACACGATCAGGCGCCGGGGATTGACTGTCGATGCCGAACGAGTGGAGTGGGTGGCGTCCGGCCACCCGGACGTTGCCCACGCTGCTGCTGTCGGCGTGCCGTCCGAGCTGACCGAGGACGAGGTTCTGCTCGCCGTCGTCCCCCGCCACGGACGACACATCTGCCCGCGCGATCTTCTCCGATATTGCGCCCAGGAATTGCCGCGCCACGAGGTTCCCCGGTACGTCAACGTGGAGACCGCCTTGCCGACCACGGCCAGTAAGAAACTCAACCGGCGCGCACTACGCGATCGGGGTATACCAACCTCCGCGTTCGATGCCGAAGCGCACCAACAAGATTAG
- a CDS encoding IclR family transcriptional regulator, which yields MSVLAHPFDDLDEDSSLAPPNSVLGKAFSILSAFDGDSDSLRLVDLCQRSGVPKPSVYRLAQELVALGLLERVGHEYRIGFSVFALSQRAGSTSLLRRVGRPVLVDLVASTRGTAHLAILKGTHTCYLEKLGGTRSVHSLSRVGGRLPLTCTASGKLLLAMAPDPNRLLEQLMDSDFPRLTAQSARNMQAVRRELVSIRTQRLATEREEALVGYKSFAVPIYDSGDNAIAALSLTVPVDHTGDAALINALRLASHGITVQHTRAAMSTPGVVAAQRLAEPVSLNGPDSFVERRSAARLE from the coding sequence ATGTCCGTGTTGGCACACCCGTTCGACGACCTGGATGAGGACTCGTCGCTGGCCCCGCCGAACTCAGTGCTCGGAAAAGCCTTCTCGATACTCTCGGCCTTCGACGGCGACAGTGATTCCCTGCGCCTCGTCGATCTCTGTCAGCGCAGTGGGGTGCCCAAGCCGTCGGTCTACCGGTTGGCACAAGAGTTGGTCGCTCTCGGTTTGCTCGAGCGTGTCGGTCACGAGTACCGAATCGGATTCAGCGTCTTCGCCCTGAGTCAACGTGCGGGGAGCACATCGCTGCTTCGGCGAGTGGGCAGGCCGGTCCTCGTCGATCTGGTCGCGTCGACGCGCGGGACCGCACACCTGGCAATCCTCAAAGGCACGCATACCTGTTACCTGGAGAAGCTGGGCGGAACACGGAGTGTGCACTCGCTCTCTCGTGTCGGCGGCCGTCTTCCACTGACGTGCACTGCGTCGGGAAAGCTGCTTCTCGCTATGGCTCCCGACCCCAACCGACTTCTCGAGCAGCTGATGGACAGCGACTTCCCACGGCTGACCGCACAGAGCGCGCGAAACATGCAAGCCGTTCGCCGCGAGCTGGTGTCGATTCGCACTCAGCGCCTGGCCACCGAGCGCGAAGAGGCTTTGGTCGGATACAAGAGCTTCGCCGTGCCCATCTACGATTCCGGCGACAACGCCATCGCGGCGCTGTCGCTGACAGTGCCGGTGGACCACACCGGTGACGCCGCATTGATCAACGCACTGCGGCTCGCATCGCACGGAATCACCGTTCAGCACACTCGCGCGGCAATGAGCACGCCCGGCGTCGTTGCGGCACAACGACTGGCGGAGCCCGTATCGCTCAACGGACCCGATTCGTTCGTCGAACGTCGTTCAGCTGCGAGGCTGGAGTAG
- a CDS encoding aldehyde dehydrogenase family protein produces MHNTQLLIANEWVDASDGRTGETVDPATNQVIGRFAEATISDVDAAVAAARAGFESNAWQGMSPDARGRLLWKIADLIERDAEEIAALETADQGQPTFMSVGVNLPLTAQVFRYYAGYATKIEGTVSPVSIPGNLSFQQRVPVGVCALITPWNFPLAIAAWKLAPALATGNAVVLKPAEQTPLSTMKLVELCLEAGVPAGVVNLLTGGPEVGKALVAHRNVDKVSFTGSTETGQHIVRASAGNLKRVSLELGGKAPSIIAADADIDAAVAGNLQGAVFNTGQACGAYTRFFVHSSRAEEFTSKIAAAADALQIGLGSDPSTVIGPLVSQEHLDRVHSYVESGQSQGAELVTGGSRVQGDLADGFFYKPTVFAGVRDDMTIARDEIFGPVLSVMAYDDEDEVIARANDTDYGLAAVVWTKALDSALTLPPRLRFGTVFVNQLPLLDPASPWGGFGMSGWGREFGSHSIDAYTEVKTTFINLA; encoded by the coding sequence ATGCACAACACGCAATTGCTCATCGCAAACGAGTGGGTCGATGCCTCCGACGGCCGTACCGGCGAGACCGTGGATCCAGCTACGAACCAGGTGATCGGACGGTTCGCCGAAGCCACGATCTCGGACGTCGACGCTGCGGTGGCAGCGGCACGTGCGGGGTTCGAATCCAACGCCTGGCAGGGTATGAGCCCGGACGCACGAGGGCGGCTTCTATGGAAGATCGCTGACTTGATCGAGCGAGACGCCGAGGAAATCGCAGCACTCGAGACCGCCGACCAGGGGCAGCCGACCTTTATGAGTGTCGGCGTCAACCTACCGCTGACCGCTCAGGTCTTCCGGTACTACGCGGGTTATGCAACCAAGATCGAGGGCACCGTATCTCCCGTGTCCATTCCCGGGAACCTCAGTTTCCAGCAGCGCGTGCCGGTCGGGGTCTGTGCGCTGATCACACCGTGGAACTTCCCGTTGGCCATTGCCGCGTGGAAGTTGGCACCGGCGTTGGCCACGGGCAATGCGGTGGTTCTCAAACCTGCCGAACAGACGCCGCTGTCGACCATGAAGCTGGTCGAATTGTGCCTCGAAGCGGGAGTGCCGGCAGGGGTGGTCAACCTGTTGACCGGAGGACCCGAAGTCGGAAAAGCGTTGGTTGCTCATCGCAATGTCGACAAGGTGTCGTTCACCGGCTCGACCGAGACCGGGCAGCACATCGTTCGAGCCTCGGCTGGAAATCTGAAGCGAGTATCGCTCGAACTCGGTGGGAAAGCCCCCAGCATCATCGCTGCCGATGCCGACATCGATGCTGCCGTCGCCGGCAATCTGCAGGGTGCGGTATTCAACACAGGTCAGGCCTGTGGCGCCTACACCAGGTTCTTCGTGCACAGCTCGCGTGCGGAGGAGTTCACCTCCAAGATCGCCGCGGCGGCCGATGCTTTGCAGATCGGTCTCGGATCGGATCCGTCGACCGTGATCGGTCCGTTGGTATCCCAGGAACATCTCGATCGAGTGCATTCCTACGTGGAATCCGGCCAGTCGCAAGGGGCCGAGTTGGTGACGGGCGGAAGCCGCGTCCAGGGAGATCTGGCCGATGGTTTCTTCTACAAGCCAACGGTGTTCGCCGGAGTGCGCGACGACATGACCATCGCCCGTGATGAAATTTTCGGGCCGGTGCTGTCGGTCATGGCGTACGACGACGAGGACGAGGTCATCGCCCGGGCGAACGACACCGACTACGGGTTGGCTGCGGTGGTGTGGACGAAAGCACTCGACTCCGCTCTCACACTCCCGCCCAGGTTGCGCTTCGGCACCGTATTCGTCAATCAGCTGCCGCTGCTCGACCCGGCATCACCCTGGGGTGGTTTCGGGATGAGTGGCTGGGGCCGTGAATTCGGTTCCCATTCGATCGATGCCTACACCGAAGTCAAGACGACGTTCATCAACCTCGCCTAG
- a CDS encoding IclR family transcriptional regulator, with protein sequence MTSVLAKARLIVDTFDSTNTDLSLTELTRRSGVSKASVHRLAGELVEWGLLERAGTKYRLGLRLFELGQMVPRQRILRDAALPYMEDLLLATQETVHFAVREGFDVLYIEKIVGHRGLNENSRVAGRLPLYSTATGKIMLAFSPREVFDEVVAQGFVAHTSRTTMSVAVLAQQLERMRKDQLAVEVEETRLGYMSVAVPVFSGNAVLAGALSVTAPTSRMNVNRVAGALRTAGIGISRSLQAMRCLQPAGAARGGGTCHPTVCAFNGCGK encoded by the coding sequence ATGACGTCGGTGTTGGCAAAAGCCAGGCTGATCGTCGACACGTTCGACAGTACGAACACCGACCTCTCGCTGACCGAGCTCACGCGCCGCAGTGGAGTGTCCAAAGCCAGCGTGCATCGACTTGCCGGCGAGTTGGTCGAGTGGGGTTTGCTCGAACGTGCGGGCACGAAGTACCGATTGGGATTACGCCTGTTCGAGCTCGGCCAGATGGTCCCCCGGCAGCGGATTCTTCGCGACGCGGCCCTGCCGTACATGGAGGACTTACTTCTCGCCACTCAAGAGACCGTCCACTTCGCTGTGCGTGAAGGGTTCGACGTGCTCTACATCGAGAAGATCGTGGGCCATCGGGGCTTGAACGAGAACTCGAGGGTGGCGGGGCGACTTCCGCTGTACAGCACGGCAACGGGAAAAATCATGTTGGCGTTCTCGCCACGAGAGGTCTTCGACGAGGTAGTTGCGCAGGGCTTCGTCGCCCACACCTCACGCACGACGATGTCGGTAGCGGTCCTGGCTCAGCAACTCGAGCGAATGCGCAAGGACCAATTGGCGGTGGAAGTAGAAGAAACGCGACTGGGCTACATGAGCGTCGCGGTACCCGTTTTCAGCGGCAATGCTGTCCTGGCGGGCGCCTTGTCGGTGACCGCACCGACCTCGAGAATGAACGTCAATCGCGTTGCCGGAGCGCTGCGTACCGCCGGAATCGGAATTTCGCGCAGCCTGCAGGCAATGCGGTGCCTCCAACCGGCGGGTGCTGCGCGCGGAGGCGGGACGTGCCACCCCACCGTGTGCGCTTTCAACGGCTGTGGCAAATAG
- a CDS encoding ABC transporter permease yields the protein MTAVIAGRTEAGPSTKPGRGNRAWGAGKSAVRTAALFVVSAAIGLALWSFLAWWYGPTTMASPAAVISAAKELSDSGVLWTSIQASGQRILIGWVMGVIVGAPVGILMGRINIVRQLLDPYIEFFRFIPPIAFVTLAVVWFGIGETSKVVLIFYTSVFIVTVSTIAATVSISENKLQAATNLGAGRLQIMKTVVLPSTVPGIVTGARLAMGNSFLTIVSAEIVAADAGIGSMIWQARNYGRIDWTFVGIITLGIMGFLFDRVLRLLSKRFLGRYGVK from the coding sequence ATGACCGCCGTGATCGCTGGACGCACCGAGGCTGGACCGTCGACCAAGCCTGGTCGGGGCAACCGGGCGTGGGGTGCGGGAAAATCTGCTGTACGTACCGCTGCTCTGTTCGTCGTCTCGGCCGCAATCGGTCTCGCACTCTGGTCGTTCCTGGCGTGGTGGTACGGACCGACGACCATGGCGTCTCCGGCAGCCGTCATCTCTGCTGCGAAAGAACTGTCCGACAGCGGGGTCCTGTGGACATCGATCCAGGCATCCGGACAACGCATCCTCATCGGTTGGGTTATGGGTGTGATCGTGGGAGCACCGGTAGGAATCCTGATGGGACGCATCAACATCGTCCGCCAGCTGCTCGATCCGTACATCGAATTCTTCAGGTTCATCCCGCCCATCGCGTTCGTCACGCTCGCGGTGGTGTGGTTCGGCATCGGCGAAACGTCCAAAGTCGTCCTCATCTTCTACACCTCGGTGTTCATCGTGACCGTGAGTACGATCGCTGCGACAGTGTCGATCAGCGAAAACAAGCTGCAAGCCGCCACGAACCTCGGTGCCGGCCGGCTACAGATCATGAAGACTGTCGTACTGCCGTCCACGGTCCCGGGAATCGTGACCGGAGCTCGGTTGGCCATGGGTAACAGCTTCTTGACCATCGTGTCGGCCGAGATCGTCGCCGCCGATGCAGGCATCGGCTCCATGATCTGGCAAGCGCGAAACTACGGCCGCATCGACTGGACATTCGTCGGCATCATCACCCTCGGAATCATGGGCTTTCTGTTCGACCGCGTACTGAGATTGCTCTCCAAACGGTTCCTCGGCCGTTACGGAGTCAAGTGA
- a CDS encoding ABC transporter ATP-binding protein: protein MSVDTVEGVPIEARDVAIRFGELEVVSGIDLDIRPGEFVCLLGPSGCGKSTLLSALAGFVAVAAGDISCDGETVKGNNTHAGMVFQSSEALFEWMTVSQNVAYGPRMHGSSKSEQSRIAAEYLGMVGLKHAGSKYPTQLSGGMKQRVQIARVLANQPRLVLMDEPFGALDAQTRQVLQTELDGIWRRTGCTVVFVTHDIDEAITLADRVVVMTAGPSARIKSVYEVDAPRPRDRNHPAVVDLYERLRDDIRAEVVASLRNQGIEEDTL, encoded by the coding sequence ATGAGTGTGGACACAGTGGAGGGCGTTCCGATCGAGGCACGCGACGTAGCCATCAGATTCGGAGAATTGGAGGTAGTCAGCGGCATCGACCTGGACATTCGACCAGGCGAGTTCGTCTGTCTGCTCGGGCCCAGTGGCTGCGGCAAGTCGACGCTTCTGTCGGCCCTTGCCGGGTTCGTAGCGGTGGCAGCAGGCGACATCAGTTGCGACGGCGAGACGGTGAAAGGAAACAACACCCACGCCGGCATGGTGTTCCAGAGTTCGGAAGCGCTGTTCGAGTGGATGACGGTCAGCCAGAACGTGGCGTACGGCCCCCGAATGCACGGATCGAGCAAGTCCGAACAGTCCCGTATCGCAGCCGAGTACCTGGGCATGGTCGGGTTGAAGCACGCAGGCAGCAAATACCCCACGCAATTGTCCGGTGGCATGAAGCAACGTGTTCAGATCGCGCGCGTGCTGGCCAATCAACCTCGCTTGGTGCTGATGGACGAGCCGTTCGGTGCTCTCGACGCCCAGACGCGTCAAGTTCTTCAAACCGAACTGGACGGAATCTGGCGGCGCACCGGATGCACCGTCGTGTTCGTCACCCATGACATCGACGAAGCGATCACCCTGGCCGACCGTGTCGTCGTCATGACAGCCGGTCCGAGCGCTCGAATCAAGAGCGTGTACGAGGTCGATGCTCCGCGTCCGCGTGACCGCAATCATCCCGCCGTTGTAGACCTGTACGAACGACTACGAGATGACATTCGAGCCGAAGTGGTTGCCTCGCTTCGCAATCAAGGAATCGAGGAGGACACGCTATGA
- a CDS encoding ABC transporter substrate-binding protein produces MAPRSTIKKSSLVAIAAVAALFAGACSRPATESADAASSTGSIRIAVGIDASYAPFFLADERGLFEKAGLDVELVQFGRGGEAVDALSTGQVQMAGSSDTTTIAQLQQNPALRAMYSYESSGEYIKVVLRNGVDGPQSIRKLGIVAGLSQISTVKYLEANGVSPDSVEMISATPTDMPALLSRGDIDGYVMWEPWPAAAIEQGTGRVVATTGDFDWYYHHWAITTQSWLDGNEDTARAVRDVLSEASADVEADPQAAAAATMAAVNTDEAQTLTAIDEIDYAVEDLTATSVADAQTVVDFYTEIGVMNNQPDLNTALLVGWSTEGSR; encoded by the coding sequence ATGGCCCCACGATCGACAATCAAGAAGTCGAGTCTTGTTGCAATCGCCGCAGTCGCCGCGCTGTTCGCAGGGGCGTGCAGCCGTCCGGCGACCGAGTCCGCGGATGCGGCGAGCAGCACCGGCAGCATTCGCATCGCTGTCGGCATCGACGCCTCATATGCACCGTTCTTCCTTGCCGACGAGCGAGGCCTTTTCGAGAAGGCCGGCCTCGACGTCGAATTGGTTCAGTTCGGCCGCGGTGGCGAAGCCGTCGACGCACTGTCCACCGGCCAGGTACAGATGGCGGGTAGTTCGGATACGACCACGATCGCTCAGCTCCAACAGAACCCAGCGCTGCGTGCCATGTACTCGTACGAGTCCTCGGGCGAATACATCAAAGTTGTGCTCCGCAACGGCGTCGACGGTCCGCAATCGATACGCAAGCTCGGCATCGTTGCCGGCCTCAGCCAGATCTCGACCGTCAAGTATTTGGAAGCGAACGGTGTGTCTCCCGACTCCGTGGAGATGATCTCGGCAACACCGACGGATATGCCCGCACTCCTCAGTCGCGGTGACATCGACGGATATGTGATGTGGGAGCCCTGGCCGGCAGCTGCGATCGAGCAAGGAACCGGCAGGGTCGTAGCGACCACAGGCGACTTCGATTGGTACTACCACCACTGGGCGATCACGACCCAATCGTGGCTCGACGGCAACGAGGACACCGCACGCGCCGTTCGAGACGTGCTGTCGGAGGCAAGTGCGGATGTCGAAGCAGACCCGCAGGCCGCGGCGGCGGCAACGATGGCCGCAGTGAACACCGACGAAGCACAGACGTTGACCGCGATCGACGAAATCGATTACGCGGTGGAGGATTTGACGGCGACCAGTGTCGCCGATGCACAGACCGTGGTCGATTTCTATACCGAGATCGGCGTCATGAACAACCAACCCGACCTGAACACGGCGCTCCTCGTCGGTTGGTCGACGGAGGGATCGCGATGA
- a CDS encoding ABC transporter substrate-binding protein, with protein sequence MLFTRTLPTAGRVLAVVVASVVVFAAGCSRPATEAAATADLVRISVGVDPSYAPIFLADSEGMFEAAGLDVEVIQTEGGAAGAQNVVAGTSELSGNADSTALTVMAANPGLRALGVFQDSDRYFQVVLRDGVAPADIKTMGVFPGIGLYFTDLYLRSLGLDPAAVTLVTTSPPEQPALLARGDIDGFISFDPWIAQAEDAGSTVVATTGDFGAKYSQWIIASEGWLEANEELAGRVFSVIAEASAIVNTDPARAARAVSSEIQMDAAEAQDRASQIDFGGRDFTEADVQQAQSLVDFFTAQGKMAGPVDPSKVLLSGWVSQHGG encoded by the coding sequence ATGCTCTTCACACGCACTCTCCCCACCGCCGGTCGGGTACTGGCCGTCGTCGTGGCCTCTGTGGTCGTGTTCGCAGCAGGCTGCTCGCGACCTGCCACCGAAGCAGCGGCGACCGCCGATCTGGTACGAATCTCGGTCGGTGTCGACCCGTCGTACGCGCCGATTTTCCTCGCCGACAGTGAGGGAATGTTCGAGGCCGCAGGCCTCGATGTCGAGGTCATCCAGACAGAGGGCGGGGCGGCCGGCGCGCAGAACGTGGTGGCGGGAACTTCGGAGTTGTCCGGGAATGCCGATTCGACCGCGCTGACCGTCATGGCTGCGAACCCGGGGCTTCGTGCCCTCGGGGTGTTCCAGGATTCGGATCGCTACTTCCAGGTCGTCCTCCGGGACGGGGTCGCACCAGCGGACATCAAGACCATGGGGGTGTTTCCCGGTATCGGTTTGTACTTCACCGATCTGTACCTTCGGAGCCTGGGGTTGGATCCAGCTGCGGTGACTCTGGTGACCACGAGCCCGCCGGAGCAGCCGGCGCTTCTGGCGCGAGGTGACATCGACGGGTTCATTTCCTTCGACCCGTGGATTGCCCAAGCGGAGGATGCCGGGTCGACAGTTGTCGCGACGACCGGTGACTTCGGTGCCAAGTACTCGCAGTGGATCATTGCATCCGAGGGTTGGCTCGAGGCCAACGAGGAACTCGCTGGAAGGGTGTTCTCGGTCATTGCCGAGGCATCTGCCATCGTGAACACCGATCCGGCTCGTGCAGCGAGGGCGGTGTCCTCGGAGATCCAGATGGATGCCGCCGAAGCGCAGGATCGGGCGTCGCAGATCGACTTCGGTGGTCGAGACTTCACCGAAGCCGACGTCCAACAAGCGCAGAGCTTGGTCGACTTCTTCACAGCACAGGGCAAGATGGCCGGGCCGGTCGACCCGTCGAAGGTGCTGCTCAGCGGCTGGGTCTCACAGCACGGAGGCTGA
- a CDS encoding SDR family NAD(P)-dependent oxidoreductase gives MPLITIIGAGPGLGLEIARAFGRKGFDIALVARNQAKLDALAGTLTDEGFRARGFAADVSRPDTITAALSQIKAELGPIDVLEFSPADPTLVPVDVLDVAPENLQPQIDFYIGGALHAIGDVIPDMVAAGTGTILVTTGGGSISPMPFLGNINIAAAGLRNWVLNLHNALEPKGVYVAHVGITALIGGGHPEAEPDIIAKAYTALYDERHAAELHYVAYDA, from the coding sequence ATGCCTCTCATCACCATCATCGGAGCTGGCCCCGGCCTCGGTCTGGAAATCGCCCGCGCATTCGGCCGCAAGGGCTTCGATATCGCCCTGGTCGCTCGCAACCAGGCCAAGCTCGATGCCCTCGCCGGCACGCTGACCGATGAAGGGTTTCGAGCTCGCGGCTTTGCCGCCGATGTCAGTCGGCCCGACACGATCACAGCCGCCCTCAGCCAGATCAAGGCCGAACTCGGACCGATCGACGTGCTGGAATTCTCCCCGGCGGATCCAACGCTCGTTCCCGTCGACGTGCTCGACGTAGCCCCTGAGAACCTGCAGCCGCAGATCGACTTCTATATCGGCGGAGCGCTACACGCCATCGGCGATGTGATCCCCGACATGGTCGCCGCCGGCACCGGAACCATTCTCGTGACCACCGGCGGCGGCTCGATCAGTCCGATGCCGTTCCTGGGGAACATCAACATCGCCGCCGCGGGCCTTCGCAACTGGGTGCTGAACCTGCACAACGCCCTCGAACCCAAGGGCGTCTACGTCGCCCATGTCGGCATCACCGCCCTCATCGGGGGAGGTCATCCCGAGGCAGAACCGGACATCATCGCGAAGGCATACACGGCGTTGTACGACGAGCGCCATGCCGCCGAATTGCACTACGTCGCGTACGACGCGTGA
- a CDS encoding TetR/AcrR family transcriptional regulator produces MVPDKTLRRDAQANLDKLHSAALRVFAEHGLGAPLEDIAREAGVSIGTLYNRVGSREALIDAVVPAVAGEKLMTLTEHTLAQGSPRARLQTFVDSMIDLQLSDPALNDAMLRRFPNATTLIDACERSTALGGRLVEEAHGAGVLSTSFSADDLMAMLWMAGTASRDEAAPSGWRRVVDRGLTAAWTQ; encoded by the coding sequence ATGGTCCCCGACAAAACCCTTCGGCGCGACGCACAGGCGAACTTGGACAAGCTCCATTCCGCAGCCCTGAGGGTGTTCGCCGAGCATGGGTTGGGGGCACCCCTGGAGGACATCGCCCGGGAAGCTGGCGTGAGTATCGGCACGCTCTACAACCGTGTCGGATCACGCGAGGCACTCATCGACGCCGTCGTTCCTGCCGTCGCGGGCGAGAAGCTCATGACACTCACCGAGCACACGCTGGCTCAGGGGTCGCCCCGTGCGAGGTTGCAGACGTTCGTCGACAGCATGATCGATCTTCAGCTGAGCGACCCGGCGCTGAACGACGCCATGCTCCGGCGGTTTCCGAACGCGACCACGTTGATCGACGCCTGCGAGCGCTCGACGGCTCTGGGCGGTCGACTCGTCGAAGAGGCACATGGCGCCGGCGTGCTCTCGACGTCGTTCTCGGCGGACGACCTCATGGCGATGTTGTGGATGGCAGGCACCGCGAGCCGCGACGAGGCGGCACCGTCGGGCTGGCGTCGCGTGGTCGACCGCGGTCTTACCGCGGCGTGGACGCAGTAG
- a CDS encoding LysR family transcriptional regulator has translation MNHTFDVVTLFLLLDIAEAGSLTAGAERANMTPSAASQRISKLEFGIKQPVLTRLPRGVQLTEAGEILTSRARLFRREMRAASGDLEAIRGLERGSVRLGSFPTVSASLLSDALKDYHSRWPGIDVRVRSAVRPQLLDMLHSSEIDLALLWSYAWTEEAERSLSLEPLMEDQTVLLLPIDDERVEHDVSLHELRTARWIIRSNDHPAAEVLYRSCRVANFEPDVVYEAHDYQEIEAMVAAGVGIAMVPRLSVVHHRPDVTAIAFPESDRVPTRVIYIASLARRQYTPAMYAISTALRGAAERIAAVNDAATGEGGNTSLRSGATASTPR, from the coding sequence ATGAACCACACCTTCGACGTCGTGACGTTGTTCCTTCTGCTGGACATCGCCGAGGCCGGCTCCCTGACCGCAGGGGCCGAGCGGGCGAATATGACACCGTCTGCTGCGTCCCAACGGATCAGCAAACTCGAATTCGGCATCAAGCAGCCGGTGTTGACTCGGTTGCCACGCGGGGTGCAGCTCACCGAAGCCGGTGAGATACTCACCAGCCGGGCACGCCTCTTCCGCCGGGAGATGCGTGCTGCCAGTGGCGACCTGGAGGCCATCCGGGGTCTCGAACGCGGGTCGGTCCGCCTCGGATCGTTCCCGACCGTCAGCGCGTCGCTACTCTCCGATGCGCTGAAGGACTACCACTCGCGGTGGCCGGGGATCGACGTGCGTGTGCGGTCGGCAGTGCGTCCACAGTTGCTCGACATGCTGCATTCGAGCGAAATCGACTTGGCGTTGCTGTGGAGCTACGCCTGGACCGAGGAGGCCGAGCGATCGCTGTCACTCGAGCCGCTGATGGAAGACCAGACCGTACTGCTGCTTCCGATCGACGACGAGCGAGTCGAACACGACGTGTCCCTGCATGAGCTTCGGACCGCTCGGTGGATTATCCGCAGCAACGACCACCCTGCTGCCGAAGTGCTGTATCGAAGTTGCCGGGTGGCGAATTTCGAACCCGACGTGGTGTACGAGGCCCACGACTATCAAGAAATCGAGGCCATGGTTGCCGCGGGCGTCGGGATTGCCATGGTGCCTCGATTGTCGGTGGTGCACCACCGACCCGACGTCACCGCAATTGCCTTTCCGGAATCGGACCGCGTGCCGACCCGCGTCATCTACATCGCCTCACTCGCCCGGCGTCAGTACACCCCGGCGATGTACGCGATCTCGACCGCGCTGCGCGGTGCAGCCGAGCGCATCGCGGCCGTGAACGACGCAGCAACGGGAGAGGGAGGGAACACGTCGCTGCGCAGTGGAGCTACTGCGTCCACGCCGCGGTAA